From the Oryza glaberrima chromosome 5, OglaRS2, whole genome shotgun sequence genome, one window contains:
- the LOC127775120 gene encoding uncharacterized protein LOC127775120, which produces MACDNLNKIFLCFLSLLEDQRDTSHIRWLPQINCPGDLHIFILRRKKSHNLPYLGETGENFPDWVTALVHDGAQHPDMPSDNWCYAEEQLPALIATMKNTVALVLAVLFLLIADLMIASALGRDVLDLPEDSNISKRHIKRSHSGSSMNGQKPGFSEDKGFVLLKPTTRPIYLPPCASTASLHPSRGTKREKLC; this is translated from the exons ATGGCCTGTGataatttaaacaaaatatttcTATGCTTTCTTTCCCTCCTAGAAGACCAGAGGGACACATCACACATAAGATGGCTGCCACAGATCAACTGCCCAG GAGATCtgcatatttttatattaagaagaaagaaaagccaTAACCTTCCTTACCTTGGTGAAACTGGAGAGAACTTTCCAGACTGGGTTACTGCACTCGTCCACGATGGGGCTCAACATCCTGATATGCCCTCTGATAACTGGTGCTATGCAG AAGAACAACTCCCAGCACTCATAGCAACAATGAAGAACACAGTCGCTCTCGTCTTGGCAGTGTTGTTTCTACTCATTGCTGATCTGATGATCGCTTCTGCTCTTGGGAGAGATGTTCTAGACCTCCCGGAGGACAGCAATATCAGTAAGCGTCACATAAAAAGGAGCCATTCTGGATCTAGCATGAACG GACAGAAGCCCGGTTTCTCAGAAGACAAGGGCTTTGTTCTTCTGAAACCGACTACTCGTCCTATTTATCTTCCACCTTGCGCTTCAACGGCCTCGCTACACCCAAGCAGGGGCACCAAGAGAGAGAAGCTTTGTTAA
- the LOC127775119 gene encoding uncharacterized protein LOC127775119 has product MTEMEDGISDVEIEELGNSMKDKLKKYMSLDTVHADGSEFCLIPRIHEHIRMIDRDSYEPLILSIGPYHNGSSALSFMERKKWNCLDYILKLNCQKDLKDYLTIINRLEKRARSCYSGDIKMNKRKFLQTLLLDGCFVLVSLSQYNEFLWPDSLRYIPSPSNDKTFEGALSFGDHQKVTGRNESQQVNKGKQSAMKSTQLDHDRHYGRIFNL; this is encoded by the coding sequence ATGACTGAAATGGAAGACGGTATATCTGATGTTGAGATAGAGGAGCTGGGTAACTCAATGAAGGATAAACTGAAAAAATACATGTCATTGGATACTGTGCATGCTGATGGATCTGAGTTCTGCTTGATTCCAAGAATCCATGAGCATATCCGTATGATAGACAGAGATTCTTATGAACCACTAATTTTGTCGATTGGCCCATATCACAATGGGTCTTCAGCACTTTCTTtcatggagagaaaaaaatggaactgCTTGGACTATATCCTTAAGTTAAACTGTCAAAAAGATCTGAAAGATTACTTGACCATCATAAACAGACTAGAAAAACGAGCAAGGTCATGCTATTCTGGAGATATTAAAATGAATAAGAGAAAGTTCTTGCAGACTCTCTTGCTTGATGGATGCTTTGTACTTGTCTCTCTAAGTCAATACAATGAATTTTTGTGGCCTGATTCCCTCAGATATATACCTTCTCCTTCGAATGACAAAACATTTGAGGGAGCTTTGAGTTTTGGGGATCATCAGAAAGTAACTGGGAGAAATGAAAGTCAACAAGTAAACAAGGGGAAGCAGAGTGCGATGAAGAGCACTCAATTGGATCATGACAGGCACTATGGAAGAATATTCAATCTCTGA